A region of the Lusitaniella coriacea LEGE 07157 genome:
TCTGCATCTCACCCACTCCACCCCTCCAGAGCCGGAGGGGTCTTTTTTATGCTTTTTTCGGGCTTTTTCGGGTTTTTGATGATCGTTTGATGATCGTGAAGATCCAAACAGGGTCTACCCTAGAGAATTCGTCAATACCCCGTTTGATGCCCGTTTGATGATCTTTTCTTTTCAGGGTCGAGGGGTCACACCTCCGGAACGTCAATTCCCAACAACCCGGCATAGTGGTCGAAGATAATTTTGGGGGAATTCCCGACCCATGCCGCGACCTGTTGGACGGGAACACCAGCCTTGAGGCAGAGGGTGATGAAGGTGTGGCGAGTGTTGTTGGTGGGACGGTAGCGAATGACCAGCTTCCCTAGAACCCCTTTCCAAGCCCTGGTGGTGAAGTTGTGCAGGTCGATGGGTTTTCCCTTGGGTGAGGGGAAGAGGAGCGCACGAGGCGATTCTGCGGGGGTTAGGGATTTTAGGAGGACGCTTAGGGGGTTGTTAATGGGAAAATGCCGAGTTTTACCGGTTTTAATGCCTTTTTGATGCCTTTCTACAATTGCTTCGCAGAAGGTGATGGCTCGGAATTGCGGGTCGATGTGTTCCCATTTGAGCGCGATCGCTTCGGAGGGGCGGCATCCGGTGAGGAAGAGGAAACAGACGAAGGGGTGATAATAGCTGTAGTATTCGTCGGATTTGAAGGTTTCAATGATCAAATCGCGCTCTGCTGCGGTAAAAGGGTGAATATGTCGCGTTTGCTTGCGTTTTGGGCGGGTGATGTTGTGAAAGGGATTCTTTTCGATTAATTCCTGTTCAACTGCCCAATTACAGCAGGCGTTGACCTGCATTAATGTCCGTCGCGCGGCTTCGGGCGAGAGGTTTTCGATCAACCAATTAGCAATTCGACGAGCTTCTATGACGTTTTGGGTAGGGAGTTTGCCTAAGTGATTGCCAACGGTGACAAAAGCTTTTTTGCTGCTGGGGGCGAGTTCTTTGGATTTGAATTGGCAATAGCGCTGCCAAAGGTCGTTGAGTTGGGGAATATCGATGTCATATTTGATTTTGTATTTTTCGAGGGTGACATCGAAGGAGCCGAGGATGATATCGACTTCAATTTGAGAGGCTTTGGTTTGGGCGAGTTGGCGGTTGCGAGGGGTGTTGGCAATACCAAGGGAGATGTATTTTTGGCGACCGCCAAAGATGGCACGGGGAAGCCGAAGACGTATCATGCCCCTAAATCCGCACACCACGACCGAGCCTTTAGGAGCGCGGGTCATTCTGCAATTGGGATAATCGGTCTTCAAGTTTCTGTTGGGCGATCGCGTGTTGTTTTTCACCGGCGATCGATTTCAATTCCCGCGCCCTCCAACAAATTGCAACCAATTCCTCATAGGTGAGGGTTACGCCCGATTCGGCGAGGGCGGCGATGAAGTGGCGATCGATGAGGATTTTCATAACCAATAGGGTTCCTCCTCCTCCTCGTCTGAATACTCGGAATCGAGAACTTTCTTTAATTGCTCGTTACAGTCCCCGCACAAGCTCCGGCGACTCCAGGCGGGAATTTCAACGTTGCCCAGCCCTCCACCCCGGAATATCCCGCAATGCCAACAAAACCCGTGCGCCGGCGCGTGAGCCATGCAATAAAACTGGTAGGGGGTTTCGTTATCGTCAAACCAGCAGGTCATGGATAGCTCCTCACAGCCAGGGTGATAACAGGTGGGATTACCGATATGGATTTTCACGCCCAATCCCCCTCCTCCGTGACAAGGTGGTGGCTCTCATCCCGCTCCTCATAGTCATTGGTCGAGAAAATCTCAGCTTCCTCCACCACTGGCACTGACTTCGCTTTCCCCACCCGCTCCAAATCTTTCAAGGGGACGCGGGGACTCATCCCCCAAGCCGAGCAATCTAATTCCGCGTTGCCCTGGCGAATCGAATAAATCGAAACGTACTTTTTCCCCGCCGCAGAAAATGCGCGCTGAAAACCGGGATCGTCACCGACATATTTCACGCGATCTCCCTTCCCCAGATCGTTAACTTCTGTAACGGGCTGTGTGACAGTTGGGGCGGTTTCCGTGTGACAGATGTGATCATGATCAGTTCGCGATCGCAAGTCATGATCACATCCTATTTCAGCTATATCTACAACAGAGGTACTTGTGATCGCGCGATCGCTTCTTTTTACACTTTCATCGCCCGAATCGCGGTCAAAAATTGGGGGTTCATGATCACAAGTCGAGTTTTCCTTACCATCACTGGTTTTAGATGTGATCGCGACTTGTGATCGCGATGCGATCGCGTCTTCTTGCGCGATCGCTTCTTCCGGCTGCGCGATCGGTTCTTTAAATTCCGCGATCGGTCCACCCAACCGATAACCCTTCTCATCGTTATCATCAGGAAGAAAATAGCCATTCCGTTTCCGCTTGCCATCGCCATTCAAATCAAGCTTGATAATCAGCCCCTCTTGGCATAACTCGCTCGCGGTGCGACGAACCGTATTGATGTTTTTACTCGTCCGGTAGGCGATTTCCTGTGCCTCATAGACCGTCCCGCGATTCGCATCCAGCAATTCAATAATCGCGTCCCTCGCCTCGCCGTCGAAGCTCAGGCTCCGATCTTTTTTCCCCACCATCGTCCAGCTTTTCGTCTCTGGGTCGAGGTCGAGTTCATAAGTCGAGGGACTGCGAAAACGAGACTTGACGATCGACAACTCGCGGCGGGTATCCGACCAATCCCGACAATCGGCAGGGCGTTTCAGTTCCAACACTTGGTCGAATGCTGCTGGGATAGAAGTACTTCCCCTAGAATCGCCGCTCTTGTTCGAGTGGTGGATAAACAGCGCGCAAGTTCCCACCTCCGAAATCGCATCGCTCAGGATGTAGAGTTTCCGGGCATAATCCGCATCATTTTCGCTACTATTGCTATAACGATTGATGGAGGTCAGGGAATCTACTAACATGATGTCCGGTCGGTACTCCTTCAGTTGTTGGAGAAGATAGGGAATGTTTTCCAACGACCATCGAGTAATAAATTGGACTTCAAAACCCTGAGCCAGTAAACGATCTTTCAAGCTCGCGATCGTCGCTTGGGGGCGCTCGTCGGTTTGTACGATGAGCGCCTTGCAGGGTTTATTACTTACCGGATAGCTGTTCCAGTTGCGCCCCGTGATGACGTGGAACAGTAGATCGTAAGCAAACAGGGTTTTTCCCACCCCTCCAATGGCATGGATGAGGTTGAAGCTTCCCCTAGGCAGGAAGCCATTAACCAACCACTTCTGAACCTCGCCACCGTACTTTTCGCATAATTCCTCAAAACTCATCATCGGCTCGAACTCCTTCGCTGCCATGTGTTTTAGAAATAGAGTTTGCAGTTCCTTAATTGACCATCCGGTTTCCTTGGAGAGGCGGCGCATCTTCACGTAGCGCTTGCCCGGATCGAACTCCTTCAATTCGATCGCCTTGACCCGTTCGAGAAGGTTTGCGTAAAGCCGATCGTCCGGGTCTTCTTTTGGGGCGTAGCTGATAAATGGCTCGACCCATTTCGCAAATTTCGTCACCTTCTCCTCAATGGTGGCGAGCGTGTCATAGCCCAGCTCCACAATTGAATGTCCTAGCGATGCCATCTGGCGGCTGAAGAATTTCTTCATAACCAACTCGGCGTAACGGTCGATGTTGACGGCGCTGATGGTGCTATCGACCAGTTGGGCTATTTTCCCCGTGCCGCCCACAGAATCGAGTTCCTTTTTGTCCCTCAACTGAGAGGTGACGGTCATCAGGTCGGTGGGCTGCCCCTTCTCGTTGAGCGTCTGGGCAGCGCGATAGATTTTTTCATGGGCTGAGACGTAGAACGCTTCGGGTCGCAAGATATTTTTGATGCGATCGAAGGC
Encoded here:
- a CDS encoding site-specific integrase, producing the protein MIRLRLPRAIFGGRQKYISLGIANTPRNRQLAQTKASQIEVDIILGSFDVTLEKYKIKYDIDIPQLNDLWQRYCQFKSKELAPSSKKAFVTVGNHLGKLPTQNVIEARRIANWLIENLSPEAARRTLMQVNACCNWAVEQELIEKNPFHNITRPKRKQTRHIHPFTAAERDLIIETFKSDEYYSYYHPFVCFLFLTGCRPSEAIALKWEHIDPQFRAITFCEAIVERHQKGIKTGKTRHFPINNPLSVLLKSLTPAESPRALLFPSPKGKPIDLHNFTTRAWKGVLGKLVIRYRPTNNTRHTFITLCLKAGVPVQQVAAWVGNSPKIIFDHYAGLLGIDVPEV
- a CDS encoding DnaB-like helicase N-terminal domain-containing protein — its product is MTTLAPDTGLKFHSDITSLPPCNIEAEESILGGILLDPKAFDRIKNILRPEAFYVSAHEKIYRAAQTLNEKGQPTDLMTVTSQLRDKKELDSVGGTGKIAQLVDSTISAVNIDRYAELVMKKFFSRQMASLGHSIVELGYDTLATIEEKVTKFAKWVEPFISYAPKEDPDDRLYANLLERVKAIELKEFDPGKRYVKMRRLSKETGWSIKELQTLFLKHMAAKEFEPMMSFEELCEKYGGEVQKWLVNGFLPRGSFNLIHAIGGVGKTLFAYDLLFHVITGRNWNSYPVSNKPCKALIVQTDERPQATIASLKDRLLAQGFEVQFITRWSLENIPYLLQQLKEYRPDIMLVDSLTSINRYSNSSENDADYARKLYILSDAISEVGTCALFIHHSNKSGDSRGSTSIPAAFDQVLELKRPADCRDWSDTRRELSIVKSRFRSPSTYELDLDPETKSWTMVGKKDRSLSFDGEARDAIIELLDANRGTVYEAQEIAYRTSKNINTVRRTASELCQEGLIIKLDLNGDGKRKRNGYFLPDDNDEKGYRLGGPIAEFKEPIAQPEEAIAQEDAIASRSQVAITSKTSDGKENSTCDHEPPIFDRDSGDESVKRSDRAITSTSVVDIAEIGCDHDLRSRTDHDHICHTETAPTVTQPVTEVNDLGKGDRVKYVGDDPGFQRAFSAAGKKYVSIYSIRQGNAELDCSAWGMSPRVPLKDLERVGKAKSVPVVEEAEIFSTNDYEERDESHHLVTEEGDWA